The following coding sequences lie in one Halorussus halophilus genomic window:
- the coxB gene encoding cytochrome c oxidase subunit II encodes MLSPVGARLLTVTLAQTQDGVVPKGTRVEVFRQIFSVFLLLGTLVGVVVVGYMLYNAYKYRDREGRSDDGDHPRLGELPSGGGGGRKLFFSFGLSTIIVVSLIAWTYGTLLYVEEDPVAQGEDTIEIDVVGYRFGWEFVYPNGNTTNGELRVPRGTTINLTVTSDDVFHTFGVPELRVKTDAIPGLETETWFRADETGTYEARCFELCGSGHSFMTADVIVMEPEAYEEWYANTSNSTTTTASPTTNNSSSLPVSEVVA; translated from the coding sequence ATGCTCTCGCCGGTGGGTGCGCGACTCCTCACTGTGACCCTCGCACAGACTCAGGACGGAGTCGTACCAAAGGGGACTCGTGTGGAAGTATTCCGACAGATATTCTCCGTGTTCCTGCTATTGGGTACGCTCGTCGGCGTCGTCGTCGTCGGCTACATGCTGTACAACGCCTACAAGTACCGAGACAGGGAGGGTCGAAGCGACGACGGCGACCATCCGCGACTCGGCGAACTTCCCTCCGGCGGTGGCGGCGGTCGAAAGCTGTTCTTCTCGTTCGGACTCAGCACCATCATCGTCGTGTCGCTCATCGCGTGGACGTACGGCACCCTCCTCTACGTCGAAGAGGACCCTGTCGCGCAAGGCGAAGACACCATCGAGATAGACGTCGTCGGCTACCGTTTCGGCTGGGAGTTCGTCTACCCGAACGGGAACACGACGAACGGCGAGTTACGCGTGCCGCGGGGGACGACGATAAATCTCACCGTGACTTCCGACGACGTATTCCACACGTTCGGGGTCCCCGAGTTACGGGTGAAAACCGACGCAATTCCCGGACTAGAGACCGAGACGTGGTTCCGGGCCGACGAGACGGGGACCTACGAAGCGCGCTGTTTCGAACTCTGTGGGTCGGGCCACTCGTTCATGACCGCAGACGTAATCGTGATGGAACCCGAGGCGTACGAGGAGTGGTACGCGAACACATCCAACTCGACCACGACGACGGCCAGTCCGACCACGAACAATTCTAGTTCGCTCC
- a CDS encoding DUF6789 family protein, giving the protein MQGEESELSVEREDSTMAEPEFDHVMGIVVDGVIGAIGGAVGTAALTVGLLIATSLNAFDLNAFATLAELTGLSALYPSNPAAVGYVLFLLTGMVMWPLLFASIGSYLPGRKYATKGIPFGVVLWTGFAPAFYDGYVGLALVLYVVLTFFSHVFYGFTLGAVFDYLGDRPESLV; this is encoded by the coding sequence ATGCAGGGGGAAGAATCTGAGTTAAGCGTCGAGCGAGAGGACTCGACCATGGCCGAACCCGAGTTCGACCACGTGATGGGTATCGTCGTAGACGGCGTAATCGGTGCCATCGGTGGAGCAGTCGGAACGGCGGCGCTAACCGTCGGACTACTCATCGCGACGAGTCTGAACGCCTTCGACCTGAACGCGTTCGCCACGTTGGCGGAATTAACCGGCCTGAGCGCACTGTATCCGTCGAATCCGGCCGCGGTCGGTTACGTCCTGTTCCTCCTGACGGGGATGGTGATGTGGCCGCTCCTGTTCGCGTCTATCGGGTCGTACCTGCCGGGCAGGAAGTACGCGACGAAGGGGATTCCGTTCGGCGTCGTCCTTTGGACCGGTTTCGCCCCTGCGTTCTACGACGGGTACGTCGGACTGGCGCTGGTGCTGTACGTCGTGCTGACGTTCTTCAGCCACGTCTTCTACGGCTTCACCCTCGGGGCGGTCTTCGACTATCTGGGCGACAGACCTGAGTCGCTGGTCTGA
- a CDS encoding pterin cluster protein, producing MESQAKGDSGERTELSSDETTTVEVRCTGHVRRAVGAPRLSFTFEGSTLREFLDAFFEVHDVSDMLIAETSADATTRGWTKQPSDLPGTWRKNPEGEQTRAYARVTINGTFNEHIDGLDSQLTEGDRVALMYPFIYCC from the coding sequence ATGGAATCGCAGGCGAAGGGTGACAGCGGCGAACGAACCGAACTGTCGAGCGACGAGACGACCACAGTGGAGGTGCGCTGTACGGGACACGTTCGGCGCGCCGTCGGCGCGCCACGACTCTCGTTCACCTTCGAGGGTTCGACGCTTCGAGAGTTCCTCGACGCCTTCTTCGAAGTCCACGACGTGAGCGACATGCTCATCGCAGAGACCAGCGCGGACGCGACGACGCGTGGGTGGACGAAGCAACCGAGCGACCTTCCCGGTACGTGGCGGAAGAACCCCGAAGGCGAACAGACCCGAGCGTACGCCAGAGTCACTATCAACGGGACGTTCAACGAGCACATCGACGGGTTGGACTCGCAACTGACGGAGGGAGACCGGGTCGCGCTCATGTACCCGTTCATCTACTGCTGTTGA
- a CDS encoding helix-turn-helix domain-containing protein has translation MTTAKLHVTLPEEVWIGHVSASHPEAEFRVLAAFPAEETGVGLLEISSSDLRAVLETMDDQTGVAGFELHEAAEEMALVEFETTEPLLLTSIQEAGLPLQLPFTIEDSVATVEITASRERLDAFTTQLQLFEMPFDVEYVREMTSSESLLTDRQRELLDAAIEKGYYDTPRDCSLTDLAEATGVAKSTASETLHRVEEKIIKEYCER, from the coding sequence ATGACGACTGCGAAATTACACGTCACGCTTCCAGAAGAGGTATGGATAGGCCACGTTTCGGCCAGCCATCCGGAGGCGGAGTTTCGGGTCCTGGCCGCGTTCCCCGCCGAGGAGACGGGCGTCGGACTGCTAGAGATTTCGTCGTCGGACCTCCGCGCCGTTTTGGAGACGATGGACGACCAGACGGGCGTCGCGGGGTTCGAACTCCACGAAGCGGCCGAAGAGATGGCTCTCGTCGAATTCGAAACGACCGAACCACTGCTGCTGACGTCGATTCAGGAGGCCGGACTCCCTCTCCAACTGCCGTTCACTATCGAAGATTCGGTAGCGACGGTCGAAATCACCGCCTCGCGCGAGCGTCTGGACGCGTTCACGACGCAGTTACAACTGTTCGAGATGCCCTTCGACGTCGAGTACGTCCGCGAGATGACCAGTTCCGAAAGTCTGCTCACCGACCGCCAACGGGAGTTGCTGGACGCCGCAATCGAGAAGGGGTACTACGACACGCCGCGAGACTGTTCGCTTACGGACCTCGCAGAAGCGACCGGCGTGGCGAAATCGACGGCGAGCGAGACGCTTCACCGCGTCGAGGAGAAAATCATCAAGGAGTACTGCGAGCGGTAG
- the hemG gene encoding protoporphyrinogen oxidase, giving the protein MRVGIIGGGITGLATHHYLREAGIESVVFEADDDPGGVVRSETVAGRVLDFGPQRTRLTPSISSLVESLGLESELREAADVPLYVYHHGTLRRVPQTPRESVTTDLLSWGGKLRVLLEPATGPAVDGETVEAFLSRKFGDEVARYYFGPLYGGIYGSHPDEMLMKYSLSKALDSAGIEGSVLTSVARKLLAGREAPPIVSFDDGLQRLPESLANAHGESVELGTPIRAVRRGGSAFVLETPTGETVVDELVVTTPADVTAGLFGDVSPDSADSLRRLNYNPQAIVHLYSEADLSGAGYQVQYEEDFRTLGVTWNASLLDRDGVYTCYLGGARNPKLVEWSDERLASVARTEFEEITGRSARALSVHRLARGMPAYDRTWTALDRISMPEGVHLCTNYTSRAGIPGRIREAKTTAGRLASAERRTATARSTP; this is encoded by the coding sequence GTGCGAGTCGGTATTATTGGCGGTGGCATCACCGGGCTAGCAACCCACCACTATCTCCGAGAGGCAGGCATCGAGAGCGTCGTCTTCGAGGCTGACGACGACCCGGGTGGCGTCGTCCGCAGCGAGACGGTCGCTGGACGAGTCCTCGACTTCGGCCCACAGCGGACCCGACTCACGCCGAGTATCTCGTCGCTGGTCGAATCGCTCGGCCTGGAGTCGGAACTCCGCGAGGCCGCCGACGTCCCACTGTACGTCTATCATCACGGGACACTCCGACGAGTGCCACAGACGCCGCGCGAGTCAGTGACGACCGACCTACTCTCGTGGGGCGGGAAACTCCGCGTGCTACTCGAACCCGCGACCGGTCCCGCGGTCGATGGCGAGACGGTCGAGGCGTTCTTGTCTCGCAAGTTCGGCGACGAAGTCGCACGGTACTACTTCGGACCGCTCTACGGCGGCATCTACGGGTCGCATCCCGACGAGATGCTCATGAAGTACTCACTGTCGAAAGCACTCGACTCGGCCGGAATCGAGGGGAGCGTGCTGACGTCCGTCGCTCGCAAACTTCTGGCAGGTCGGGAAGCACCCCCGATAGTTTCGTTCGACGACGGACTCCAACGACTGCCAGAATCATTGGCGAACGCTCACGGCGAGAGCGTCGAACTCGGAACGCCGATTCGAGCGGTACGCAGGGGCGGGTCTGCGTTCGTGCTCGAAACGCCGACCGGCGAGACGGTCGTAGACGAACTCGTCGTCACCACACCGGCGGACGTGACCGCTGGCCTCTTCGGCGACGTCTCCCCCGATTCCGCGGACTCGCTTCGACGGTTGAACTACAATCCGCAGGCCATCGTCCACCTGTACTCCGAGGCTGACCTGTCAGGGGCAGGCTACCAAGTCCAGTACGAGGAGGATTTCCGGACACTCGGCGTGACCTGGAACGCGAGTCTGCTAGACCGAGACGGCGTCTACACGTGCTATCTCGGCGGGGCCCGAAATCCAAAGTTGGTCGAGTGGAGCGACGAGCGACTCGCGTCCGTGGCAAGAACAGAATTCGAGGAGATAACAGGTCGTTCCGCGCGGGCACTGTCGGTGCATCGGTTGGCGCGCGGAATGCCTGCCTACGACCGAACCTGGACCGCGCTGGACCGGATTTCGATGCCGGAGGGAGTACACCTGTGTACGAACTACACGTCCCGTGCGGGGATTCCCGGTCGGATTCGAGAGGCGAAGACGACTGCTGGCCGGTTGGCCAGCGCGGAACGACGGACGGCTACCGCTCGCAGTACTCCTTGA
- a CDS encoding radical SAM protein produces MSEPATGPAGPNPGRRSPKPPRRVDTAERPFVLIWELTQACDLACEHCRADAQPDRHPRELTTEEAKRLLDQTREFGEGQLVVFSGGDPLKRDDALELVEYGTDIGLNVTMTPSGTTSLTPNAVSELADAGLRRMALSIDGSIPKHHDAFRGETGSFEDTMTAARAAQKSGLPLQVNTTVCRQTVGDLPAIAELVADLGAVLWSVFFLVPVGRGAALEPITPEEAEDVMEWLVENDDEWPFGLKTTEAPHYRRVAIEQTDKSPKRQMGITAGDGFAFVSHVGEVYPSGFLPQSAGNVRDSSVVDVYRNADLFKSLRNKDALRGKCGACAYRTVCGGSRSRAFATTGDPFGSDPLCSFVPEAYDGPLPWEASATGRP; encoded by the coding sequence ATGTCCGAACCAGCGACCGGACCGGCCGGACCGAACCCGGGGCGTCGGTCACCCAAGCCGCCGCGTCGCGTCGATACGGCCGAGCGCCCCTTCGTGTTGATATGGGAACTCACGCAGGCCTGTGACCTCGCCTGCGAACACTGCCGGGCCGACGCCCAACCCGACCGGCACCCCCGAGAGCTCACGACCGAAGAGGCAAAGCGCCTCCTCGACCAGACCCGGGAGTTCGGCGAGGGACAACTGGTCGTCTTCTCGGGTGGCGACCCGTTGAAGCGCGACGACGCGCTCGAACTCGTCGAGTACGGCACAGACATCGGTTTGAACGTCACCATGACCCCGAGCGGGACCACGTCGCTCACACCGAACGCGGTGTCCGAACTCGCAGACGCCGGACTGCGGCGGATGGCACTCAGCATCGACGGCTCGATTCCCAAACACCACGACGCGTTCCGTGGGGAAACGGGGAGCTTCGAGGACACGATGACCGCAGCACGTGCCGCCCAGAAGTCCGGGCTCCCCCTCCAGGTGAACACCACCGTCTGTCGCCAGACTGTCGGTGACCTGCCGGCAATCGCGGAACTCGTGGCCGACCTCGGCGCGGTCCTCTGGAGCGTCTTCTTTCTCGTACCGGTCGGACGCGGAGCGGCCTTAGAGCCGATTACGCCCGAGGAAGCGGAGGACGTGATGGAGTGGCTCGTGGAGAACGACGACGAGTGGCCGTTCGGCCTCAAGACGACCGAAGCGCCCCATTACCGGCGGGTCGCAATCGAGCAGACAGACAAGTCTCCGAAACGACAGATGGGAATCACCGCAGGCGACGGCTTCGCCTTCGTGAGTCACGTCGGGGAGGTGTATCCCTCTGGGTTCCTGCCCCAGTCCGCTGGAAACGTTCGCGACAGCAGCGTCGTAGACGTCTACCGGAACGCCGACCTGTTCAAATCGCTCCGTAACAAGGACGCGCTTCGTGGGAAATGTGGAGCCTGTGCCTACCGAACCGTTTGCGGTGGCAGTCGGTCGCGTGCGTTCGCGACGACCGGCGACCCCTTCGGGAGCGACCCACTCTGTTCGTTCGTCCCCGAAGCGTACGACGGACCACTCCCGTGGGAAGCGAGCGCTACGGGACGGCCATGA
- a CDS encoding halocyanin domain-containing protein has translation MTRDTLDRRTVLKTITVGAASAALAGCTSTGDTGGSDGSDTSASDTSNENEDSDTTKESGGSDSGSNSVSFDGWFDDVSNYDGVADKTGSSEVTVEVGAEGNNGAFGFGPAALEVASGTKVVWKWTGEGGAHNVVTDSGEFESEMKSEAGYTFSHTFESSGTYKYYCEPHKTMGMKGAIVVE, from the coding sequence ATGACTCGAGATACACTCGACCGACGAACGGTACTGAAGACGATAACGGTCGGCGCGGCCAGTGCTGCACTCGCTGGCTGTACGAGTACCGGTGATACGGGTGGTTCAGACGGCAGCGACACGAGTGCAAGTGACACCAGCAATGAGAACGAAGATAGTGACACCACCAAAGAGAGCGGAGGTAGTGATTCTGGCAGCAACTCGGTCAGCTTCGACGGGTGGTTCGACGACGTGTCGAACTACGATGGCGTCGCCGACAAAACGGGAAGTTCCGAAGTGACCGTCGAAGTCGGTGCCGAAGGGAACAACGGCGCGTTCGGATTCGGACCTGCGGCACTCGAAGTCGCCTCAGGGACGAAAGTCGTCTGGAAGTGGACCGGAGAAGGCGGTGCGCACAACGTCGTTACCGACAGCGGCGAGTTCGAGAGCGAGATGAAATCCGAGGCGGGATACACCTTCTCGCACACGTTCGAGAGTTCGGGCACGTACAAGTACTACTGTGAGCCGCACAAGACGATGGGCATGAAAGGCGCAATCGTCGTGGAGTAA
- a CDS encoding nitric-oxide reductase large subunit, with amino-acid sequence MKVKRSTLAKILAVVFVLNLAVMGVGAWFSYQAAPPIPQEVEGPNGETIVTGEQVREGKTVFQSNGLMNHGSILGNGAYYGEDFTADTLDLNVQFMRQYYAREQYGTDSYGTLTSREQATVDVAVKSDLADGNPGNRIQYSAAEVYAHEQVRQVYVERYHEGSHERGVPVGMIETEAEAERFADFALWTAWFSHTDRPGGSHSYTNDWPYNPAAGNEATGAAMTWSVVAMVLLVAGAGVGVWLYKSIELTEPETEGVTIPRPDEVDLFPGQAAALRFVLVGAGLFLGQVLLGGLLAHYYIERAEFFGLGEMLGINVLQLLPFSIAKTWHIDLGILWIATLWLGAGLFLPPLLTGREPNKQGTYVNGLLATLVVVVVGGLAGIWLGSKGYFDGNLWWIFGNEGLEYLEIGRLWQVGILVGFLAWAGLTARGLKPLLDREPRYGLAHMILYAGGSIALLFCAGFLYTPQTNIVVTEFWRWWVVHMWVEGAFEFFIVALVGVTLVSMNLLSKRSAEKAVMVQALLVMGTGVIGVSHHYWWVGQPDMWVPIGSVFSTLELIPLVFILYEAIGQYRAMADSGESFPYTLPFMFIVASGVWNFVGAGVLGFFINLPFINYFEHGTYLTVAHAHAAMFGAFGFLALGMVTYMLRIAVPEGKWSETNLRRAFWAWNVGLALMVGLSLLPVGFLQLEVAFTQHYDAARSLAFYEGDLVQLLFWARMPGDVLVILGTVIFGYDVVKKVLNRGETTPTEGPADSPLAIESPLDDD; translated from the coding sequence ATGAAAGTCAAACGTAGCACACTCGCGAAGATACTCGCGGTCGTCTTCGTGTTGAATCTGGCCGTAATGGGTGTGGGTGCGTGGTTCTCCTACCAGGCGGCACCGCCCATCCCCCAGGAGGTAGAAGGGCCGAACGGCGAGACCATCGTCACCGGAGAACAGGTTCGAGAGGGCAAGACGGTCTTCCAGTCGAACGGCTTGATGAACCACGGATCGATACTTGGCAACGGCGCGTACTACGGCGAGGACTTTACCGCCGATACACTGGACTTGAATGTGCAGTTCATGCGTCAGTATTACGCCCGCGAACAGTACGGGACCGACTCCTATGGCACGCTCACGTCCCGCGAGCAGGCGACAGTAGACGTCGCGGTGAAGTCGGACCTCGCAGACGGCAACCCGGGCAACCGAATCCAGTACTCCGCCGCAGAAGTGTACGCACACGAGCAGGTGAGGCAGGTGTACGTCGAACGCTACCACGAAGGGAGCCACGAACGTGGTGTCCCGGTCGGCATGATAGAGACCGAGGCGGAGGCCGAGCGATTCGCCGACTTCGCCCTCTGGACGGCGTGGTTCTCGCACACCGACCGCCCCGGTGGCAGTCACAGTTACACCAACGATTGGCCGTACAACCCCGCCGCTGGTAACGAAGCGACTGGCGCGGCGATGACGTGGAGCGTGGTCGCGATGGTGCTGCTCGTCGCGGGTGCAGGCGTCGGCGTCTGGCTCTACAAGTCCATCGAACTCACCGAACCCGAGACGGAGGGCGTCACGATTCCCCGGCCCGACGAGGTGGACCTCTTCCCCGGACAGGCCGCCGCGCTCCGGTTCGTCCTCGTCGGCGCAGGGCTCTTCCTCGGACAGGTGTTGCTCGGTGGACTCCTCGCTCACTACTATATCGAGCGCGCGGAGTTCTTCGGACTGGGTGAGATGCTCGGTATCAACGTCCTGCAACTACTGCCCTTCTCCATCGCCAAGACGTGGCACATCGACCTTGGCATCCTCTGGATAGCCACGCTCTGGCTCGGCGCGGGGCTGTTCCTTCCCCCGCTACTGACCGGGCGCGAACCGAACAAGCAGGGCACGTACGTCAACGGACTGCTCGCCACGCTCGTCGTGGTCGTCGTCGGCGGCCTCGCAGGCATCTGGCTCGGTTCGAAGGGCTACTTCGACGGCAATCTCTGGTGGATATTCGGCAACGAGGGGCTCGAATACCTCGAAATCGGGCGACTCTGGCAGGTCGGCATCCTCGTGGGCTTCCTCGCGTGGGCGGGGCTGACCGCACGCGGCCTGAAACCACTACTCGACCGCGAACCGCGCTATGGACTCGCGCACATGATCCTGTACGCGGGCGGCTCCATCGCGCTACTGTTCTGTGCAGGCTTCCTCTACACCCCGCAGACGAACATCGTCGTCACGGAGTTCTGGCGCTGGTGGGTCGTCCACATGTGGGTCGAAGGAGCCTTCGAGTTCTTCATCGTCGCCCTGGTCGGGGTCACGCTGGTCAGCATGAACCTCCTGTCCAAGCGTTCGGCCGAGAAGGCGGTGATGGTCCAAGCCCTGCTCGTGATGGGTACGGGCGTCATCGGCGTCTCTCACCACTACTGGTGGGTCGGCCAGCCAGACATGTGGGTGCCCATCGGGAGCGTCTTCTCGACGCTCGAACTCATTCCGTTGGTGTTCATCCTCTACGAGGCCATCGGTCAGTACCGAGCGATGGCGGACAGTGGGGAGTCGTTCCCGTACACCCTCCCGTTCATGTTCATCGTCGCCAGCGGCGTCTGGAACTTCGTCGGGGCGGGCGTCCTCGGGTTCTTCATCAACCTGCCGTTCATCAACTACTTCGAACACGGCACCTACCTCACGGTGGCCCACGCCCACGCCGCAATGTTCGGAGCGTTCGGCTTCCTCGCGCTCGGCATGGTGACGTACATGCTCCGCATCGCGGTGCCCGAGGGCAAGTGGTCCGAGACAAACCTCCGGCGGGCGTTCTGGGCGTGGAACGTCGGCCTCGCGCTGATGGTCGGCCTTAGCTTGCTCCCGGTCGGCTTCCTCCAGTTGGAGGTGGCGTTCACCCAGCACTACGATGCCGCCCGAAGTCTGGCGTTCTACGAGGGCGACCTCGTCCAACTGCTGTTCTGGGCGCGGATGCCGGGCGACGTGCTGGTCATCCTCGGCACGGTGATATTCGGATACGACGTGGTGAAGAAGGTGCTGAACCGCGGTGAGACGACGCCGACGGAGGGGCCAGCGGACTCGCCGCTCGCAATCGAGTCGCCGCTCGACGACGACTGA
- the nirK gene encoding copper-containing nitrite reductase — MPTTRRTVLQGIGVGGAASLAGCSADSAPQTNRRRTEKATSKQQQKTVERVAADPTDIPDPISRTEPKEVEVTLRPEEVTGEIEDGVTFTYMTYNGQVPGPFIRVRKGDTVNLTFENPEENAMPHNVDFHAVAGPGGGAEATMTAPGETAHLKFKATYPGAYIYHCAVPNMDMHISAGMFGIILVEPEEGLPEVDHEFYFGQHEIYTDKRAGEEGHHEFSMGSMPREDPTYVLLNGEKYGITPDNRGSPTVQTGDTARVYFVTGGPNLTSSFHPIGNVWEKLWPEGSLTTEPQTHIQTKQVAPGSTTVATMNFPVPGASKLVDHSLSRVMRKGCLAVIEAEGAERPDIFDPDPDT; from the coding sequence ATGCCAACCACTCGACGCACGGTCCTGCAGGGAATCGGTGTCGGCGGTGCAGCGTCACTCGCTGGCTGCTCGGCCGACTCTGCACCACAAACGAACAGACGACGAACGGAGAAAGCCACGAGCAAACAGCAACAGAAGACAGTCGAGCGCGTCGCTGCAGACCCGACCGACATTCCCGACCCCATCAGTCGGACCGAGCCAAAGGAGGTCGAGGTAACGCTTCGCCCCGAGGAGGTCACGGGCGAAATCGAAGACGGTGTGACGTTCACGTACATGACGTACAACGGGCAGGTACCTGGCCCGTTCATCAGGGTCCGGAAAGGTGACACGGTGAACCTCACCTTCGAGAACCCCGAAGAGAACGCCATGCCCCACAACGTGGACTTCCACGCCGTCGCAGGACCGGGCGGCGGGGCAGAGGCCACCATGACCGCTCCGGGCGAAACGGCCCACCTGAAGTTCAAGGCGACCTACCCCGGCGCGTACATCTACCACTGTGCGGTCCCGAACATGGACATGCACATCTCGGCGGGGATGTTCGGTATCATCCTGGTCGAACCAGAGGAGGGACTGCCCGAAGTGGACCACGAGTTCTACTTCGGCCAGCACGAAATATACACCGACAAGCGCGCGGGCGAGGAAGGCCACCACGAGTTCAGCATGGGTTCGATGCCCCGCGAGGACCCGACGTACGTCCTGCTGAACGGCGAGAAGTACGGCATCACACCCGACAATCGTGGCTCACCGACGGTGCAGACGGGCGACACCGCGAGGGTGTACTTCGTCACGGGTGGCCCGAACCTCACCAGTAGCTTCCACCCTATCGGCAACGTCTGGGAGAAACTCTGGCCCGAGGGGTCGCTGACGACGGAACCGCAGACCCACATCCAGACGAAGCAGGTCGCACCAGGGAGCACCACTGTCGCGACGATGAACTTCCCCGTCCCGGGCGCGAGTAAACTCGTTGACCACTCGCTCAGCCGCGTCATGCGGAAAGGTTGTCTAGCGGTCATCGAGGCCGAAGGAGCGGAGCGTCCCGACATCTTCGACCCGGACCCCGACACGTAA
- a CDS encoding CGCGG family putative rSAM-modified RiPP protein, with amino-acid sequence MTEHTISGVEPVTDHVHHNSWSANLEKPQHGEQRAAVVRGAIEAVEHTAPGYHVNLVTHGAHGRPDSYLVEVLAEKFGDDIECSYVKQCGCGGHVLRVQVRDR; translated from the coding sequence ATGACTGAACACACTATTTCCGGCGTCGAACCAGTTACGGACCACGTCCACCACAACTCGTGGTCGGCGAACTTGGAGAAACCCCAGCATGGAGAGCAGCGTGCGGCGGTCGTTAGGGGTGCAATCGAAGCGGTCGAACACACCGCGCCGGGCTATCACGTAAATCTCGTCACGCACGGGGCTCATGGACGACCGGACTCGTATCTCGTCGAAGTACTCGCCGAGAAGTTCGGCGACGATATCGAGTGTTCGTACGTCAAGCAGTGTGGTTGTGGCGGTCACGTCCTTCGCGTGCAAGTCCGCGACCGCTGA
- a CDS encoding DUF7544 domain-containing protein: MTLHALENIDDALDATRNYLTPIDRTTWLKLALVVFFVGGPGANFNSFQYTFGGDGTGNGAGGPPPTELFGFRFWVLIAAIVGVLLLIGLAFALVGSIMEFVFVESLRTQEVRIRHYWGRRWRQGLRLFGFRLLIGLFVFGSLLLLTVPFLLPLFDVGVTTGLSPAFLLVLLPFFFVLAIFVGLLNGFTTVFVVPLMVLDDSGVLAAWRRLWPTITSQWTQYLAYVVASFFLTIIGGVFVAVVTALVAIALLIPFGLLFALGIGLLTLVAEPLGVGVLVVVGLLYAFTVLVAAALVQVPVQTYLRYYALLVLGDVEPEFDLIPDQRAAIRETPQSS, translated from the coding sequence ATGACACTTCACGCACTCGAAAATATCGACGACGCGCTCGACGCAACGCGAAACTATCTCACGCCAATCGACCGTACCACGTGGCTCAAACTCGCACTCGTCGTCTTCTTCGTCGGCGGCCCCGGAGCCAACTTCAACTCCTTCCAGTACACCTTCGGCGGCGACGGAACTGGAAACGGGGCCGGTGGACCACCACCGACTGAACTGTTCGGCTTTCGGTTCTGGGTCCTGATAGCCGCCATCGTCGGCGTTCTCCTCCTAATTGGGCTAGCGTTCGCTCTCGTCGGTTCGATCATGGAGTTCGTCTTCGTCGAATCATTGCGCACCCAAGAGGTTCGGATTCGCCACTACTGGGGGCGGCGCTGGCGACAGGGCCTCCGATTGTTCGGCTTCCGATTACTCATTGGACTGTTCGTATTCGGGAGTCTCCTGCTATTGACAGTCCCGTTCCTCCTCCCGTTGTTCGACGTCGGCGTCACCACTGGCTTGTCACCTGCCTTCCTGCTCGTCCTCCTTCCGTTCTTCTTCGTGCTCGCCATCTTCGTGGGTCTCCTCAACGGCTTTACGACTGTCTTCGTCGTTCCCCTCATGGTTCTCGACGACTCCGGTGTCCTCGCCGCCTGGCGACGACTCTGGCCCACTATCACCAGCCAGTGGACCCAGTACCTCGCGTACGTCGTCGCGAGTTTCTTCCTCACCATCATCGGCGGCGTGTTCGTCGCCGTCGTCACCGCGCTAGTGGCAATCGCCCTTCTCATTCCGTTCGGTCTCCTCTTCGCGCTCGGTATCGGCCTCCTTACACTCGTCGCCGAACCACTTGGCGTCGGTGTCCTCGTTGTCGTCGGACTCCTCTACGCGTTCACGGTCCTCGTTGCCGCTGCACTCGTTCAGGTTCCCGTCCAGACCTACCTCCGGTACTACGCGCTCCTCGTCCTCGGCGACGTCGAACCGGAGTTCGACCTTATCCCCGACCAACGCGCCGCCATCCGAGAAACCCCGCAGTCGAGCTAA